The Stigmatella ashevillena genomic sequence GGTTCGCAAGCCCGTCGTACACGCGCAGAGCGATGTGAGCCCACGGAAGACTTCGCTCTTCACCTGCCCGTGCGGCGGCGGTGAAGGCGAACACTTCCCAGTTGAAGTGCTCGCTTCCAACGGGCTCGCCGATGGTGAGCCCGTCGAGCCACACCTCCACATCGTTGGCGGGCCATTTGAGGACGGCATCTAGAAGGTCTCGAGTGGTTTCCATGGTCCCCGCTACGGTGGGAAGAGTATGCCGGCTCGGGCGAAGGCCTGTCTCCCGATTTCCAGCGCCCTGGTGCTCATGGCCTCAGATGCGCCGTACAGAAAGTGGCCACTGTGTGGCGTCAGCTCAATTCCCATGCGAGAGGCCCCATGAATGGCGACGTCTGCCTCGCCTGCGGCCAGTACAGGGCGGCCTCCACTTGCAACTGCGTGCGAGATTTCCGTTCTTCTCCAAGTATGTGGAATCACCTGCAACGTGCCGTCATGGGTGACCACCCACTTGATTCGGCCCTCGTTCACATAGCGCAGGAATTCAGGGTCCGTCACACGGGCCGGTCGAACGCCGACCTTCTGTGCGGTTTCCAGCTCAACAGAGAGAAGCTGAGGCTTCTGATTCTCCAAGAGCTTTGCTGGAGGAGTGCCGTCCATCTGCTGATCTCGTTGTCCTCCCTGCCCCCGAGCCGCCATGGCGACCGCATGGGGGGCAAGCCCCACCGTCATGACTCCCTCGACCACGGTGATGGAGCGAACACCGCCCGCCAGCGCTGCGGACAACTGGAAGCCCGCGTTCGTTTCCGCTGCCAGCGCCGCACGGGCGAAGCCCGGAAGCATGGGACCCTTCGAGGCCATGTTCGCCGCCCCTCCCCCCAATGCCGTCGTCAGGGCCAGGATGAGGACTCGCGCTCCATTCGTCCCCATCACCTTTCCGAACTGGTGTCCGGCCTCCTCCAACTCCTGGAAGGACATGGCCCTCTCCGAGTCCACGGACAGCCGTTGCCATCCCCTGACGAGGTTGGCAAAGGAGTCCAAGCCGATGTAGGCGATGACGTACGTCGTTAATGCAATGGCCACGAGCTTCGTCACTGGCTCGGGCGCCACGACGAGGAACATGTAGGCGGCCATGGCCGAGGTCATCATCGCCTTGAGGATCAGCGGATTGACGATTTCCTTCACCGCCTCCTGCACCCCTTCCCACACTCCGTCCCAAGCGAAGGACAGGGCCATCTTCCGCCGCACCTTGGCGTCCAGGAAGGAGAAGCCGTCCTCCAGCAGCGAGAGGCACTCGCCCGGGCTGTCCTGCCGGGAGCACCACGCCCCGTAGTCTCTTCCTTGGGTGCGCGGCTCCGAATCCCATGAGGCGAGCCGGACTCGCGGACGAGCCTCCTCTTGGGGACGCAAGGAGAAGCGCATGTCCAGCACCAGCTGGGTCATCACCTTCTGGAACGCGCCTTCGTCAACCTCGATAGGCTCCACGCTCTTGGGCGGGGTATAGACGATGGGCGGACCTTCTCCCGTGTCCAAGTGGATCACCCTCGATGTTGCGCAGCCCACCATGAGGTACCCCAACAGCAGCACTCCCCCCCAACGCAGCTTCATCTCGCCCTCCAAGCTGGCCCCTCTCCAAAGGGAGCGTGAGGCTGGGACTAACACCTGAGTCCGACATACTGGACCGCGCGGCAGCAGCGAATGACGGGGCACCTCCACAACAAGACGTATCCTCGAGCCCGGAGCGACTGCTTCAGCCACAGGAACGCCGTCGTCAGTCGAGCATCTCCGCTGGGCGTGCAGTCACCCCTCTGGACGGGGGAGATCGGTGGTAAGGCGCGGTGCCGACGACGCCACAGGACCCAGGGGTGGCTTTCGTCCGCTGCCGAGCCAACGCGCCGAGGCTTACACAACCTGTCACGCCTCTTGACCCTCGACATCCTGGGTCAGCGCGCGCAGCAGTCTCTGCCCCTGGGGCCACTCGCCCAATCCCGAGTCGGAGTTGATATGCCCTGCCCGCCCCACGTCCTCCAACCGGCAGCCCCAGTCCTGGGCCATCTGCTCGGACTGCTCGAACGAGGCATAGGGATCATCTCTTGAGGCGACGAGCACCGCGCGAAAGGGGAGGCGCTGGCGAGGGACGGGAGCGAAGGCCTTGCAGGCTTCGGGCACGCTGGGGTGGGCGAGGTCTGGAGGCGCTACCAGCAGCGCACCCTGGATGCGCTGACCCTGGCGTGCCGCCCAGTGCACCACGGTGCTGACCCCGAGCGAATGCGCGGCCAGCAAGGGCGGGACGGCACACGCGGAGATGGCCGCCTCCAGCGCGGTCACCCAGTCCTCGAGCGTGGGCTGCTCCCAGTCGCGCTGCTGGACCCGCCGTGCTTCCGGGAAGAGGCGTTCCCAGGCGCTCTGCCAGTGCTGTGGGCCGGAGTTGTTGTAGCCGGGGAGGATGAGCAGGGGAGGCATGCCGCGATGATGCCACCCTGGATGCGTCTCTGCCCCCCCTGGCTGGCCCTGGCGCGGGAGGTGCTGGTAAACGGCTCCCATGCCTTACACCCGCTCGCTGCTTCTCCTGGCCGCGTTGACCTGGACGGCCTGTGCCACGCACCCCTCTGGAGATCCGGGAGCGGGCAGGCCTCCCCAGCCCGGCGGCAAGGGCGAGATCGAACCCGCATCCGGCACCGAGTGGTACCGCAAGGCCGTCTTCTATGAGGTGTTCGTCCGCAGCTTCCAGGACTCGAACGGGGACGGGAAGGGAGACCTGCCAGGCCTCATCTCGCGCCTGGACTACCTCAACGACGGCAACCCGGAGACGCAGGAGGACCTGGGCGTGGACGCGCTGTGGTTGATGCCCGTGTTCGCTTCGCCCAGCTACCACGGCTATGACGTGGTGGATTACGAGCGCATCCACCCGGACTACGGGACCCTGGAGGACT encodes the following:
- the sitA5 gene encoding SitA5 family polymorphic toxin: MKLRWGGVLLLGYLMVGCATSRVIHLDTGEGPPIVYTPPKSVEPIEVDEGAFQKVMTQLVLDMRFSLRPQEEARPRVRLASWDSEPRTQGRDYGAWCSRQDSPGECLSLLEDGFSFLDAKVRRKMALSFAWDGVWEGVQEAVKEIVNPLILKAMMTSAMAAYMFLVVAPEPVTKLVAIALTTYVIAYIGLDSFANLVRGWQRLSVDSERAMSFQELEEAGHQFGKVMGTNGARVLILALTTALGGGAANMASKGPMLPGFARAALAAETNAGFQLSAALAGGVRSITVVEGVMTVGLAPHAVAMAARGQGGQRDQQMDGTPPAKLLENQKPQLLSVELETAQKVGVRPARVTDPEFLRYVNEGRIKWVVTHDGTLQVIPHTWRRTEISHAVASGGRPVLAAGEADVAIHGASRMGIELTPHSGHFLYGASEAMSTRALEIGRQAFARAGILFPP
- a CDS encoding RBBP9/YdeN family alpha/beta hydrolase; its protein translation is MPPLLILPGYNNSGPQHWQSAWERLFPEARRVQQRDWEQPTLEDWVTALEAAISACAVPPLLAAHSLGVSTVVHWAARQGQRIQGALLVAPPDLAHPSVPEACKAFAPVPRQRLPFRAVLVASRDDPYASFEQSEQMAQDWGCRLEDVGRAGHINSDSGLGEWPQGQRLLRALTQDVEGQEA